From a region of the Kwoniella mangroviensis CBS 8507 chromosome 1 map unlocalized Ctg01, whole genome shotgun sequence genome:
- a CDS encoding glycine dehydrogenase, with product MSIHVVRRVAVGRQLLARPVSLSSRSISSSSYLLRPHPTSPAHSSTTAVQPHPHPPSTSFHPSKSSIFTPLDTFLPRHLGPRQSDVESMLSTLGYKSMDAFIDDTIPKGIRVDALTDKEGDKTGIRPFSELEMARRVEEVASLNKPMKSYIGMGYHNAIVPPVIQRNVLENPAWYTAYTPYSPEQSQGRLESLINFQTVTISLTGLPIANASLLDEATAAGEAMAMCLASVPKNKFSKGKKVFLVSPSVAPQIIAVLQTRASGFGIELKVAKSNETFVQEVEELGEEKLMGALVQYPDVNGNIGDWQEVASKVKSTGAKMVVASDLLALTMLKPPGEWGADIVCGNSQRFGVPVGYGGPHAAFFACTDDLKRKMPGRLVGLSKDSRGGPAYRLALQTREQHIRREKATSNVCTAQALLANMTAMYAVYHGPEGLRKIAGKVHSLTRILSGSLASLGFTTLNKTYFDTLTIDVSSAGVTAAQVHEESIKASINFRTIDDKTIGITLDESVGPLDLTDIVNVFYRVKGQKDIEPEQLEQLASKLELSSESVTSPIAHHARTSEFLTQPVFNKHHSETLMLRYMMHLQEKDYSLVHGMIPLGSCTMKLNSTSSMAPLSWKEFGGIHPFAPVDQVKGYEVLIKELEEDLSLVTGYDATSVQPNSGASGEYAGLKVIQAYHESKGEGHRDVCLIPLSAHGTNPASAAMVGYKVVPIKALNDGSLDLADLKEKAEKHRDNLASFMVTYPSTFGVFEEGIEEACQIVHDNGGQVYVDGANCNSLVGLTSLGRVGGDVSHTNLHKTFSIPHGGGGPGVGPISCKSHLAPFLPTHPLVTTGGSQAIPAVSAAPYGSASINTISWAYIKMLGGEGLTEVSKIALLNANYIAERLRPYYNVRFSNKNGRVAHECLVDLGEFEKSAGLKVSDFSKRLQDYSFHPPTAQWPISTCWLIEPTESESKAELDRFIDALISIRKEVDEIVSGEQSKDNNVFKNAPHPLSILVDDKWDKPYSREKAVFPVPSLKKNKFWPSVGRVDDAAGDLNLICECGSVEEYA from the exons ATGTCTATTCACGTTGTAAGACGAGTAGCCGTAGGGCGCCAATTACTGGCTAGACCCGTGTCCTTGTCATCacgttcaatctcctcatcctcttatCTCCTTAGacctcatcccacctctccTGCACACTCCTCCACAACGGCTGTCCAgccccatcctcatcctccatcgACTTCATTCCAcccatccaaatcatccatcttcactccCCTCGATACCTTCCTTCCGCGTCACCTTGGTCCTCGTCAATCCGATGTTGAGTCGATGCTCTCTACCCTCGGGTACAAGTCCATGGACGCATTCATAGATGACACCATCCCCAAGGGGATTAGAGTCGACGCCCTAACCGATAAGGAAGGCGATAAGACTGGTATCAGGCCTTTCAGCGAACTGGAAATGGCAAGAAGAGTAGAGGAAGTAGCTAGTCTGAATAAGCCCATGAAGAGTTATATCGGTATGGG ATATCACAATGCTATCGTTCCTCCTGTCATCCAACGAAAT GTACTTGAAAACCCAGCATGGTACACTGCCTACACACCCTATTCTCCTGAACAATCCCAAGGTCGTCTCGAATCACTTATCAACTTCCAAACCGTTACTATCTCCCTTACCGGTCTTCCCATCGCCAACGCCTCCTTGTTGGACGAAGCTACCGCCGCAGGAGAAGCGATGGCTATGTGCTTAGCATCAGTACCTAAAAACAAATTTTCAAAGGGTAAAAAAGTATTCCTTGTATCTCCATCGGTCGCTCCTCAGATCATCGCCGTCTTGCAGACTAGAGCAAGTGGATTTGGAATTGAGTTGAAAGTTGCTAAATCCAACGAAACCTTTGttcaagaagttgaagaattaGGTGAAGAGAAACTTATGGGTGCTTTGGTACAATACCCTGACGTCAATGGAAACATCGGAGATTGGCAGGAAGTAGCTTCGAAAGTGAAAAGTACAGGTGCAAAGATGGTTGTGGCGAGTGACTTATTGGCTTTGACTATGCTTAAACCCCCTGGAGAATGGGGTGCGGATATCGTCTGTGGTAATTCTCAACGATTCG GTGTACCCGTCGGTTACGGTGGACCTCACGCCGCGTTCTTCGCTTGTACGGATGatttgaagaggaagatgccaggaagattggttggtTTAAGTAAAGATTCTAGAGGTGGTCCTGCGTACCGATTGGCTTTACAGA CTCGAGAACAGCACATCCGAAGGGAGAAAGCTACCTCCAATGTCTGCACTGC CCAAGCTCTTCTCGCCAACATGACTGCCATGTATGCCGTCTACCACGGTCCAGAGGGTCTCAGGAAGATTGCTGGAAAGGTCCACTCCCTCACTCGAATCCTTTCTGGATCCCTCGCTTCTCTCGGTTTCACTACCCTCAACAAGACATACTTCGATACCCTCACTATTGATGTTTCTTCGGCCGGTGTCACCGCTGCTCAAGTCCACGAGGAGTCGATCAAAGCCTCTATCAACTTCCGAACGATCGACGACAAGACTATCGGTATCACTCTTGACGAAAGTGTTGGTCCCCTCGATCTCACTGATATCGTCAACGTCTTCTACCGAGTCAAGGGACAAAAGGATATCGAACCTGAACAATTGGAGCAATTAGCTTCCAAGTTGGAATTATCTTCTGAATCCGTCACCTCTCCAATCGCTCATCATGCCCGAACATCAGAGTTCCTCACTCAACCGGTATTCAACAAACACCACTCCGAAACTCTCATGCTCAGATACATGATGCACTTGCAGGAGAAAGATTACTCCTTGGTACATGGTATGATCCCATTGGGCTCTTGTACAATGAAGTTGAACTCTACTTCTTCGATGGCGCCTTTATCATGGAAAGAGTTCGGTGGTATCCACCCTTTCGCTCCCGTAGACCAAGTCAAGGGATACGAGGTGTTGATcaaggaattggaagaagatttatCGTTGGTCACTGGATACGACGCTACCTCCGTGCAACCCAACTCAGGTGCATCAGGTGAATATGCCGGTCTCAAAGTGATTCAAGCGTACCACGAATCGAAAGGCGAAGGTCACAGGGATGTCTGTCTGATTCCCCTCTCGGCCCACGGTACCAATCCCGCTTCGGCCGCGATGGTAGGATATAAAGTTGTAcctatcaaagctttgaacGACGGTTCGCTCGACTTGGCCGATCTCAAAGAGAAAGCCGAAAAACATAGAGATAACCTCGCCTCGTTTATGGTTACTTATCCATCTACTTTCGGTGTattcgaagaaggtattgaAGAAGCTTGTCAGATCGTACATGATAATGGTGGTCAAGTCTACGTAGATG GTGCCAATTGTAACTCCCTTGTTGGTCTGACATCTCTTGGTCGAGTCGGTGGAGACGTCAGTCACACCAACTTgcacaag ACTTTCTCAATCCCCcatggtggaggtggaccaggtgTCGGCCCAATCTCATGTAAATCTCACCTAGCTCCTTTCCTCCCTACCCATCCTCTCGTAACTACAGGGGGTTCACAAGCCATTCCAGCCGTGTCAGCAGCACCATACGGCTCCGcatccatcaacaccatctCCTGGGCGTACATCAAAATgttaggtggagaaggtttgaCGGAAGTTTCCAAGATCGCTTTATTAAATGCAAACTACATCGCCGAACGTCTCAGACCATACTACAACGTTAGGTTCTCCAACAAGAACGGTAGAGTCGCGCATGAATGTTTGGTCGATTTGGGCGAATTCGAAAAATCGGCTGGATTGAAAGTATCCGATTTCTCCAAGAGATTACAAGATtattctttccatcctcctaCTGCTCAATGGCCAATCTCCACTTGTTGGTTGATCGAACCTACCGAAAGTGAATCTAAAGCTGAACTTGATCG ATTCATCGATGCGTTGATTTCAATTCGAAAAGAAGTAGACGAGATCGTATCAGGCGAACAATCAAAGGATAACAACGTGTTCAAGAACGCTCCTCACCCATTGAGTATACTGGTTGATGATAAATGGGATAAACCATATTCGAGAGAAAAAGCTGTTTTCCCCGTACCTTccttgaagaagaacaagttcTGGCCATCGGTAGgaagagttgatgatg CCGCTGGTGATCTGAACCTGATCTGCGAATGTGGTTCAGTCGAAGAATACGCATAA
- a CDS encoding mitochondrial 54S ribosomal protein bL32m has protein sequence MASLSLSSRSSLISLRPLINSSRPSWSLPCIASSSSSTSTLSVSPVSPIESTIPTASSWRSILPSFSLESILELIPPIVWASVPKKKTSHSRKSMRSANKGLKNRTNLSLCEACGSIKLTHHICPTCYSQISRRWKREARGELPSGAITESILEQPPQQSAQP, from the exons ATGGCATCCCTCTCACTCTCCTCGCGttcctccctcatctccttACGACCactcatcaactcatcccGACCATCTTGGTCTCTCCCATGTatcgcttcctcctcttcctccacttcgacCCTATCCGTATCACCCGTATCACCCATTGAGTCAACCATACCCACAGCCTCATCTTGGAGAtcgattcttccttctttctctctcgaATCGATATTGGAGTTGATCCCCCCGATCGTATGGGCGAGTgtacccaagaagaagacttcGCATAGTAGGAAGAGTATGAGAAGTGCCAATAAGGGATTGAAGAATAGGACGA ACCTCTCACTATGCGAAGCATGCGGTTCGATCAAACTTACCCATCATATCTGTCCGACATGTTACTCTCAAATATCCAGAAG atggaagagagaagctAGAGGTGAACTGCCTTCAGGAGCTATTACTGAATCAATACTGGAACAACCACCACAACAAAGTGCTCAACCATaa
- a CDS encoding mitochondrial 37S ribosomal protein uS7m, producing the protein MSLRTPLTAFRRTFVTSARSLVEPPTAPAQSGFSPLRDLLASSSSSSSSSHFAPAPITSESQTATRGYDVHSIPPKADPTIDLFTNCLMKDGKKDEAQKMVSRILTMLNQSTSLPPQPLLKQAIISSSPSIKILSMRKSAKTILTPRALTERQRTRQGIAWLLKASEKGRKGGVSRDQRIAREILGVLEGQSDVFKWLEERHKIAYLNRSNMTAR; encoded by the exons ATGTCCCTCCGCACTCCCCTAACCGCGTTCCGAAGGACATTTGTCACATCAGCACGATCACTCGTTGAACCACCCACCGCCCCTGCTCAATCGGGCTTCTCACCCCTTCGTGATCTCctagcttcctcttcctcttcctcttcatcttcccactTCGCCCCTGCTCCTATCACCTCAGAGTCTCAGACTGCCACAAGAGGATATGATGTACACTCTATACCACCCAAAGCTGATCCCACGATAGATCTGTTTACAAATTGCCTGATGAAGgatggtaagaaggatgaggcGCAGAAGATGGTCAGTAGGATATTGACGATGTT aaatcaatcaacctcccTCCCTCCTCAACCCCTCCTAAAACAagccatcatctcctcttccccctcAATCAAAATCCTCTCTATGCGTAAATCAGCCAAGACGATCCTCACCCCTCGAGCACTCACAGAAAGACAACGTACCAGACAGGGTATCGCGTGGTTATTGAAAGCTTCTGAGAAAGGTAGAAAAGGGGGTGTATCGAGAGATCAGAGGATCGCAAGGGAGATTCTGGGTGTTTTGGAAGGTCAATCGGATGTGTTTAaatggttggaagagaggCATAAAATTGCTTATTTGAATAG ATCAAACATGACTGCTCGATAG